The following proteins are co-located in the Imtechella halotolerans genome:
- a CDS encoding 1,4-dihydroxy-2-naphthoate polyprenyltransferase: MSIKPWVQAARLRTLPLSISGILVGSGIALSQDLFNTKIFILALCTTIGFQILSNFANDYGDGVKGTDNDDRVGPKRAIQSGAITPKGMKMAMAITTVITLLIAIWLIYEAFGAEKLLYSLLFFGLGIASIIAAITYTVGKNAYGYHGLGDVFVFLFFGWLSVAGSYFLYAQTLHWMVFLPASSIGLLSAAVLNLNNMRDYESDTKAGKKTLVVKIGLPFAKYYHYYLIVLAMLLMMLYSILKLNTGVQLLYLLAFIPLSLHLLKVRRAKDSKLLDPELKKVALSTVLMALLILIGYLL, encoded by the coding sequence ATGAGTATAAAGCCTTGGGTTCAAGCTGCACGATTGCGCACCTTGCCACTTTCAATTTCAGGAATATTAGTAGGATCAGGTATTGCCTTGTCACAAGATCTTTTTAATACCAAAATATTTATTCTTGCCTTATGTACCACAATAGGTTTTCAAATCCTATCGAATTTTGCTAACGATTATGGGGATGGAGTCAAAGGAACTGACAATGATGATCGGGTAGGGCCCAAGCGTGCTATTCAGAGTGGAGCAATTACTCCTAAAGGAATGAAAATGGCCATGGCAATTACAACGGTTATTACATTATTGATTGCCATATGGTTAATTTATGAGGCATTTGGTGCTGAAAAGTTGTTATATTCCCTATTGTTTTTTGGTTTAGGAATCGCCTCCATCATAGCGGCTATAACCTATACAGTGGGTAAAAACGCGTATGGGTATCATGGGCTTGGAGATGTATTTGTATTTTTATTCTTTGGATGGTTAAGTGTTGCTGGCTCTTATTTTCTATATGCGCAAACATTACATTGGATGGTGTTTTTACCAGCATCTTCCATAGGTTTATTAAGTGCTGCTGTATTAAACCTAAACAATATGAGAGATTATGAAAGTGATACAAAAGCAGGAAAAAAGACATTAGTTGTTAAAATAGGGCTGCCCTTTGCTAAATATTACCATTATTATCTTATTGTATTGGCCATGTTGTTAATGATGCTTTATTCCATTTTAAAACTGAACACTGGCGTGCAACTCCTTTACCTTTTAGCATTCATCCCTTTGAGTTTACATCTATTAAAGGTTAGACGTGCGAAAGATTCTAAATTGCTCGATCCTGAATTAAAAAAGGTGGCCTTGTCTACCGTATTGATGGCATTACTTATTTTAATTGGATATCTTTTGTAA
- a CDS encoding metal-dependent hydrolase, with translation MKITFYGHSCIGITVDDVHILVDPFITANPKASHIDINTIKADYILITHAHQDHILDVEAIAKRTGAMVVSNYEIVTYFQQKGIEGHGMNHGGTWDFEFGTVKYVNAIHSSSFPDGSYGGNPGGFVIEGERKTIYISGDTALSMDMKLIPMLYKLDLAILPIGDNFTMGVNEAVMASDFVECDKVLGVHYNTFGPIEIDEEEAKRTFFDSGKDLMLLAIGESLIL, from the coding sequence ATGAAAATTACATTTTATGGACATTCTTGTATAGGAATTACCGTAGATGATGTACATATTTTGGTAGATCCTTTTATTACGGCCAATCCTAAGGCGTCCCATATTGATATCAACACCATTAAAGCAGATTATATTCTGATAACGCATGCACATCAAGATCATATTTTGGATGTTGAAGCGATCGCCAAACGTACCGGGGCAATGGTAGTATCCAATTATGAAATCGTTACTTATTTTCAACAAAAAGGTATAGAAGGTCATGGCATGAATCATGGAGGAACCTGGGATTTTGAATTTGGAACTGTGAAGTACGTTAATGCCATACATTCTTCATCTTTTCCTGATGGAAGTTATGGTGGAAACCCTGGGGGTTTTGTCATAGAAGGTGAACGGAAAACAATTTATATATCTGGAGATACCGCGCTTTCAATGGATATGAAGCTTATTCCAATGTTGTATAAACTTGACTTAGCTATCCTACCCATCGGAGATAATTTTACCATGGGTGTGAATGAGGCTGTGATGGCTTCAGACTTTGTTGAATGTGACAAGGTTTTAGGAGTACATTACAATACGTTTGGCCCCATTGAAATTGATGAAGAAGAGGCTAAACGAACCTTCTTTGACAGCGGTAAAGATCTCATGTTATTGGCAATTGGTGAAAGTTTAATACTATAA
- a CDS encoding o-succinylbenzoate synthase → MRATYHRYILNFKRPSGTSRGVLTTKETWFLKLYDGNRTGIGECGVLRTLSVDDRPDYEDCLKWVCDHIHLGEEALWEALIEFPSIQFGVEQAFRSLHSKNPYLLNPSLFTEGKDSIAINGLIWMGDPDFMKEQIEAKLSEGFNCIKLKIGAIDFSKELSLLEVIRTQFSPDQIEIRVDANGAFHPDEALTKLNQLANFHLHSIEQPIRAGQHDIMAQLCRDTPLPIALDEELIGVFEFDDKLALLEKIKPQYIILKPSLVGGYRGSEEWISLAMAYQCGWWITSALESNVGLNAIAQWTYTLDNNRPQGLGTGALYTNNIESPLIVKEGGLYYNPKEKWTLPF, encoded by the coding sequence ATGAGAGCTACATACCATCGTTATATTTTAAATTTTAAACGTCCTAGTGGAACCTCCCGTGGTGTTCTTACTACTAAAGAAACTTGGTTTTTAAAGCTCTATGATGGTAATAGAACAGGTATAGGGGAGTGTGGTGTACTTCGTACACTTAGTGTAGATGACAGGCCAGATTATGAAGATTGTTTAAAATGGGTTTGTGATCATATTCATTTAGGTGAAGAGGCCCTTTGGGAGGCTCTAATAGAGTTTCCTTCCATTCAGTTTGGTGTCGAGCAAGCCTTTCGTTCACTGCATAGTAAAAATCCCTATCTACTAAATCCTTCTCTATTCACAGAAGGTAAAGATTCAATTGCAATTAATGGGCTCATATGGATGGGAGACCCTGACTTTATGAAAGAACAAATTGAGGCAAAACTTTCTGAAGGGTTTAATTGTATAAAGCTCAAAATTGGAGCTATAGATTTTTCGAAGGAATTAAGTCTACTTGAGGTTATTCGTACCCAATTTTCTCCAGATCAAATAGAAATTCGGGTAGATGCCAATGGCGCATTTCACCCCGACGAGGCCTTAACCAAATTAAACCAACTAGCCAATTTTCATCTACATTCCATCGAACAACCAATAAGGGCAGGTCAACATGACATCATGGCACAATTATGTAGAGATACCCCTCTGCCTATTGCACTTGATGAAGAACTCATAGGGGTATTTGAATTTGATGACAAATTAGCCCTATTAGAAAAAATTAAACCGCAGTATATTATTTTAAAGCCGAGCCTGGTGGGTGGTTATAGAGGTTCTGAAGAGTGGATCTCATTAGCCATGGCCTACCAATGTGGTTGGTGGATAACTAGTGCTTTAGAGAGTAATGTAGGTTTAAATGCTATAGCACAATGGACGTATACACTTGATAATAATAGACCCCAAGGATTAGGAACAGGCGCTCTATACACCAATAACATTGAATCTCCACTGATTGTTAAAGAAGGGGGATTATACTATAATCCTAAAGAGAAATGGACCTTACCATTTTAA
- a CDS encoding 1,4-dihydroxy-2-naphthoyl-CoA synthase, whose protein sequence is MNTPKWITVKEFEDITYKKCNGVARIAFNRPNVRNAFRPRTTSELLEAFRDAHEDTTIGVVLLSAEGPSTKDGIWSFCSGGDQKARGHQGYVGEDGYHRLNILEVQRLIRFMPKAVIAVVPGWAVGGGHSLHVVCDLTLASKEHAIFKQTDADVTSFDGGYGSAYLAKMVGQKKAREIFFLGRNYSAQEAYEMGMVNAVIPHDELESTAYQWAQEILEKSPISIKMLKFAMNLTDDGMVGQQVFAGEATRLAYMSDEAIEGRNAFLEKRKPNFEKKYIP, encoded by the coding sequence ATGAATACACCTAAGTGGATTACCGTTAAAGAATTTGAAGATATTACATATAAAAAATGTAATGGAGTAGCTCGTATTGCATTTAATAGACCGAATGTACGTAATGCATTCCGTCCTCGTACGACTTCTGAATTACTTGAGGCATTTCGGGATGCTCATGAGGACACAACTATTGGTGTGGTGCTTCTTTCTGCTGAAGGCCCCTCGACTAAGGACGGAATATGGTCCTTTTGCAGTGGAGGAGATCAAAAAGCCAGAGGACACCAAGGCTATGTTGGAGAAGATGGATATCATCGATTAAACATCCTTGAGGTACAACGTTTAATTCGCTTTATGCCAAAGGCGGTTATTGCGGTTGTCCCAGGTTGGGCTGTTGGTGGTGGACATAGCTTACATGTAGTTTGTGATTTGACACTTGCCAGTAAGGAACATGCGATATTCAAGCAAACGGATGCGGATGTTACCAGTTTTGATGGTGGATATGGTTCTGCATACCTGGCAAAAATGGTCGGTCAAAAGAAGGCTCGTGAAATCTTCTTTTTAGGAAGAAATTATTCAGCCCAGGAAGCCTATGAGATGGGAATGGTCAATGCGGTTATACCACATGATGAATTGGAATCTACAGCCTACCAATGGGCGCAAGAAATATTAGAAAAGTCTCCTATATCGATTAAGATGTTGAAGTTTGCCATGAACTTAACTGATGACGGAATGGTGGGTCAACAGGTATTTGCTGGGGAGGCAACGCGATTAGCGTATATGAGTGATGAAGCCATTGAGGGTAGAAATGCATTTTTGGAAAAACGCAAACCTAATTTTGAGAAAAAATACATTCCATAA